One Vibrio penaeicida DNA segment encodes these proteins:
- a CDS encoding succinate dehydrogenase/fumarate reductase iron-sulfur subunit: MSATRIQKVDILRYDPEKDVEPHFQTFDVPFDETMSVLDALGYVKDHLDKELSYRWSCRMAICGSCGIMVNGVPKLACKSFLRDYPDGVKIEPLANFPIEKDLIVDMTPFIERLEAIKPYIIGNDRKPEDGTNIQTPEQMAKYKQFAGCINCGLCYAACPQFGLNPEFMGPAALTLAHRYNLDSRDHGKAERMGLINGQNGAWGCTFVGYCSDVCPKNVDPAAAVNQGKVASSMDFVIAMLKPQDEQVKEA, translated from the coding sequence ATGTCAGCCACTCGTATTCAAAAAGTCGACATTCTGCGTTACGACCCTGAAAAAGACGTAGAGCCTCACTTCCAGACATTTGACGTCCCATTCGATGAAACCATGTCGGTACTCGATGCTTTAGGCTACGTGAAAGATCATTTGGACAAAGAGTTGTCTTACCGTTGGTCGTGTCGAATGGCGATTTGTGGCTCATGTGGGATCATGGTCAATGGGGTGCCCAAACTGGCTTGTAAAAGCTTCCTACGAGATTACCCCGACGGTGTGAAAATCGAGCCTTTGGCGAATTTCCCTATCGAAAAAGATCTGATAGTGGATATGACCCCATTCATCGAGCGTCTCGAAGCCATTAAACCCTACATTATCGGCAACGATCGTAAACCGGAAGATGGAACAAACATCCAAACTCCAGAGCAAATGGCGAAGTATAAGCAGTTTGCTGGCTGCATCAATTGCGGGCTCTGCTACGCGGCCTGCCCTCAATTTGGTCTTAACCCAGAATTCATGGGCCCTGCAGCATTAACACTGGCGCATCGCTACAACCTCGACAGTCGTGATCACGGTAAAGCAGAGCGTATGGGTTTGATAAACGGTCAGAATGGCGCGTGGGGCTGCACTTTTGTGGGCTACTGTTCCGATGTTTGCCCTAAAAATGTCGACCCAGCAGCAGCGGTAAACCAAGGCAAAGTAGCATCGTCTATGGATTTTGTTATCGCCATGCTGAAGCCACAAGATGAACAGGTAAAGGAGGCATAA
- the frdA gene encoding fumarate reductase (quinol) flavoprotein subunit, with product MQTITTDIAVIGAGGAGLRTAIAAAEANPELDIALISKVYPMRSHTVAAEGGSAAVIKDEDSLDNHFNDTVGGGDWLCEQDVVEYFVENATREMIQMEQWGCPWSRKENGEVNVRRFGGMKVERTWFAADKTGFHMLHTLFQTSMKYSNIHRFDEYFVVDLLVNDGEIQGVIAIHMSEGELVVIKAKSVVLATGGAGRVYHCNTNGGIVTGDGMAMAYRHGVPLRDMEFVQYHPTGLPGTGILMTEGCRGEGGIIINKNGYRYLQDYGMGPETPVGQPKNKYMELGPRDKVSQAFWHEQQKGNTIKHPLGDVVHLDLRHLGEAYLQERLPFICELAKAYVNVDPAKEPIPIRPTVHYTMGGIETDKGCETRIKGLFAVGECASVGLHGANRLGSNSLAEFVVFGRVAGENAAKHTDEFTGWNDDAIASQIQDVEARIQALMNQEGDENWADIRTEMGHTMEAGCGIYRQEDLMQATIEKITELKARYKRISIKDKGKVFNTDLLYAIEVGYGLEVAEAMVHSAILRKESRGAHQRLDDGYTDRDDKQFLKHSLAFYQPDSAPTIDYSEVKITKSQPKARLYGEAAEKAAAAEAAKSAEEKA from the coding sequence GTGCAGACTATAACCACAGATATCGCAGTCATCGGCGCTGGCGGCGCTGGTCTTCGCACTGCAATCGCTGCTGCTGAAGCAAACCCAGAATTAGACATCGCTCTTATTTCTAAAGTCTACCCCATGCGCTCTCATACCGTTGCTGCTGAAGGGGGATCCGCAGCCGTTATCAAAGACGAAGACAGCCTCGACAACCACTTCAACGATACCGTTGGCGGTGGAGACTGGTTGTGTGAACAAGATGTGGTGGAATACTTCGTAGAAAACGCCACTCGCGAAATGATTCAAATGGAGCAATGGGGTTGCCCTTGGAGCCGCAAAGAAAACGGTGAAGTGAACGTTCGCCGATTTGGTGGCATGAAAGTGGAGCGCACTTGGTTTGCGGCAGATAAAACGGGCTTTCACATGCTCCACACTCTGTTCCAAACCTCGATGAAGTACTCCAACATTCATCGGTTTGATGAGTATTTTGTGGTCGACTTACTGGTCAACGATGGCGAAATTCAGGGTGTGATTGCCATTCATATGTCAGAGGGTGAACTCGTTGTCATCAAAGCCAAATCGGTGGTTTTAGCAACGGGGGGAGCTGGGCGCGTTTATCACTGTAATACCAATGGCGGCATTGTGACTGGCGATGGAATGGCGATGGCATACCGCCACGGTGTACCACTCCGTGATATGGAATTTGTGCAATACCATCCAACGGGGTTACCGGGAACCGGCATTTTGATGACCGAAGGTTGCCGTGGTGAAGGCGGTATTATCATCAATAAAAACGGCTACCGATATTTGCAAGATTACGGCATGGGGCCGGAAACGCCTGTTGGTCAGCCCAAAAACAAATACATGGAGCTAGGTCCAAGAGATAAAGTCTCCCAAGCTTTCTGGCACGAGCAACAAAAAGGCAACACCATTAAGCATCCTTTGGGAGATGTGGTTCACCTCGATCTTCGCCACCTTGGAGAAGCCTACCTGCAAGAGCGCTTGCCTTTCATTTGCGAACTGGCCAAAGCGTACGTGAATGTCGACCCAGCCAAAGAACCCATTCCAATAAGACCAACAGTGCATTACACCATGGGTGGTATAGAAACAGATAAAGGCTGTGAAACTCGCATTAAAGGTTTGTTTGCCGTCGGTGAATGCGCTTCAGTTGGGTTGCACGGCGCGAACAGGCTGGGTTCTAACTCTCTGGCTGAATTTGTGGTCTTCGGTCGAGTCGCAGGTGAAAACGCCGCGAAGCATACCGATGAATTCACTGGGTGGAACGACGACGCTATCGCTTCTCAAATCCAGGATGTAGAAGCTCGAATTCAAGCATTGATGAATCAGGAAGGGGATGAAAACTGGGCAGATATTCGCACAGAAATGGGTCATACCATGGAAGCGGGCTGCGGTATTTATCGTCAAGAAGATCTGATGCAAGCCACCATTGAAAAAATCACCGAGCTCAAAGCGCGATATAAGCGCATCAGCATTAAAGATAAAGGAAAGGTATTCAATACGGATTTGTTGTATGCCATTGAGGTCGGCTATGGGTTAGAAGTTGCGGAAGCCATGGTGCATTCAGCCATATTGCGCAAAGAATCCCGTGGGGCTCATCAACGTTTAGATGATGGCTATACCGATAGAGATGACAAGCAGTTCTTGAAGCATTCACTTGCTTTTTATCAGCCAGATTCTGCGCCCACCATCGATTACAGCGAAGTAAAAATCACCAAGTCACAGCCTAAGGCACGTTTATACGGAGAAGCCGCAGAAAAAGCCGCTGCCGCTGAAGCCGCCAAATCCGCAGAGGAGAAAGCATGA
- a CDS encoding glycerophosphodiester phosphodiesterase yields the protein MIIIAHRGARATHPENTLSAFQAAVDSGAPAIELDIHEHDGELWVIHDKWLNRTTNGIGLLKWFDRDSLSKLDAGNGEEIPTLKQVLALVKGQCALNIELKGISDLSLLYHHLDLATEQFQFSNHQLIVSSFNHDWLAEIQRTKPSVLIGALTSSKGLDKAEFAENLNAVSINISLDVMDEDYVKDAKQRGLSVYVYTVNQLEDWQWLNEIGVDGVFCDCPNKAIEHFPQPKEFHWK from the coding sequence ATGATCATCATTGCCCATCGAGGTGCGCGAGCGACCCACCCTGAAAACACCTTGTCTGCTTTTCAAGCGGCCGTAGATAGTGGCGCACCTGCAATAGAACTGGATATCCACGAACACGATGGTGAACTTTGGGTCATCCACGACAAATGGCTTAATCGAACCACAAATGGCATAGGATTACTTAAGTGGTTTGACCGCGATTCATTAAGCAAACTAGATGCGGGCAATGGCGAGGAGATCCCAACATTAAAGCAGGTGCTCGCTCTTGTAAAAGGTCAATGTGCTTTGAATATTGAGCTTAAAGGTATCTCGGATCTCTCTTTACTCTATCATCATCTTGATCTCGCAACGGAGCAGTTCCAATTCTCGAATCACCAGTTAATCGTTTCTTCTTTTAACCATGACTGGCTTGCCGAAATACAGCGAACTAAGCCAAGCGTGCTCATTGGCGCTTTAACTAGCTCAAAGGGTCTCGATAAAGCTGAGTTTGCTGAAAACCTGAACGCAGTATCGATAAACATTAGCCTTGATGTGATGGATGAGGACTATGTCAAAGACGCGAAACAACGTGGGCTTTCTGTTTATGTTTATACCGTTAATCAACTTGAAGACTGGCAATGGCTGAATGAAATCGGAGTGGATGGCGTATTCTGTGATTGCCCAAATAAAGCAATAGAACACTTCCCACAACCCAAAGAATTTCACTGGAAATAA
- the frdD gene encoding fumarate reductase subunit FrdD, which translates to MKPNYSVNKTPQRSDEPIWWGLFGAGGTWFAMITPITILILGVLVPLGVIDVQALSYERVSEFATSLIGALFIIGTLSLPMWHAMHRIHHGMHDLKFHTGVVGKIACYAFSGLITAFSIVFIFMI; encoded by the coding sequence ATGAAACCTAATTATTCGGTAAACAAAACGCCTCAACGCTCCGACGAACCAATTTGGTGGGGGTTGTTTGGTGCAGGGGGAACGTGGTTTGCCATGATTACCCCTATTACTATCTTAATCCTCGGTGTGTTGGTTCCATTAGGGGTTATTGATGTACAAGCTCTCAGTTACGAGCGTGTTTCTGAGTTTGCGACCTCACTCATTGGTGCTCTATTCATCATTGGTACGCTTTCTTTACCTATGTGGCATGCGATGCATCGAATTCACCACGGAATGCACGATTTGAAATTCCATACTGGTGTTGTTGGGAAAATTGCGTGCTATGCATTTTCTGGTCTTATAACGGCATTTTCTATTGTATTTATCTTTATGATTTAA
- the frdC gene encoding fumarate reductase subunit FrdC, with translation MSNRKPYVREIKRTWWKDHPFYRFYMLREATVLPLVLFTLFLTFGLGALVKGPEAWQSWLAFMANPIVVAINVVALAGSLLHAQTFFSMMPQVMPIRLKGKPVEKKLIVISQWAAVAVISLVVLIVV, from the coding sequence ATGAGTAACCGCAAACCTTACGTTCGTGAAATCAAGCGTACGTGGTGGAAAGACCATCCCTTCTACCGATTCTATATGCTTCGTGAGGCAACAGTACTTCCGTTGGTGCTTTTTACTTTATTCCTCACTTTTGGTTTGGGTGCTTTAGTAAAAGGACCAGAAGCTTGGCAAAGCTGGCTAGCCTTCATGGCAAACCCGATTGTTGTTGCCATAAACGTCGTTGCGCTGGCAGGTAGCCTGCTCCATGCCCAGACGTTTTTCAGCATGATGCCGCAAGTGATGCCAATTCGCTTGAAAGGAAAACCCGTCGAGAAGAAGCTCATTGTAATAAGCCAATGGGCAGCAGTGGCTGTAATTTCTCTGGTTGTACTCATCGTGGTGTAA
- the asd gene encoding archaetidylserine decarboxylase (Phosphatidylserine decarboxylase is synthesized as a single chain precursor. Generation of the pyruvoyl active site from a Ser is coupled to cleavage of a Gly-Ser bond between the larger (beta) and smaller (alpha chains). It is an integral membrane protein.), producing the protein MLDKIKVSLQYWIPQHGLTRLVGKLASAKAGSLTTAVIRWFIKQYNVNMDEALHSDPAYFKTFNEFFVRELKEGARPLAEGDSVISHPADACVSQFGPIEDGQLIQAKGHNYSAQELLGGSEALAREFVDGEFATLYLSPRDYHRVHMPCDGTLRKMIYVPGDLFSVNPLTAENVPNLFARNERVVCIFDTELGPMAQVLVGATIVGSIELVWSGTVTPPRGNTVYTWDYPAEGNKSVVLKKGEEMGRFKLGSTVINLFAKDSIKFDDSMQLNAPTMMGTPYAHQSKD; encoded by the coding sequence GTGTTAGATAAAATTAAAGTGAGTCTCCAGTACTGGATTCCACAACATGGATTAACGCGCCTTGTCGGTAAACTGGCGAGCGCAAAAGCAGGCAGCCTAACCACAGCCGTAATTCGTTGGTTTATCAAGCAATACAACGTCAACATGGACGAAGCTTTGCATTCGGATCCTGCTTATTTCAAAACTTTCAACGAGTTTTTCGTACGTGAGCTAAAAGAAGGGGCTCGCCCTCTTGCTGAAGGTGATTCCGTCATTTCGCACCCAGCCGATGCCTGTGTAAGCCAATTCGGTCCAATTGAAGACGGTCAGCTTATTCAAGCAAAAGGTCACAACTATTCGGCGCAAGAGTTGCTAGGTGGCAGTGAAGCCTTGGCTAGAGAGTTTGTTGATGGCGAATTTGCAACGCTTTATCTATCTCCACGTGACTACCACAGGGTACATATGCCTTGTGACGGCACACTGCGTAAAATGATTTATGTGCCAGGCGATTTGTTTTCAGTAAACCCATTAACAGCGGAAAACGTTCCTAACTTATTCGCTCGCAACGAACGTGTTGTTTGTATCTTCGATACTGAACTTGGTCCGATGGCACAAGTGCTGGTTGGCGCAACCATTGTTGGCAGCATCGAGCTAGTATGGTCAGGCACTGTCACTCCACCTCGTGGCAACACTGTTTATACTTGGGATTACCCAGCAGAAGGCAACAAATCTGTTGTACTGAAAAAAGGTGAGGAAATGGGTCGCTTTAAGCTTGGCTCAACCGTTATCAACCTATTCGCGAAAGACAGCATCAAGTTCGATGACAGTATGCAGCTAAACGCTCCGACGATGATGGGTACACCTTACGCGCATCAATCGAAAGACTAA
- a CDS encoding DMT family transporter → MSYEWLALAAAFLWAISSIISVTPARHLGSFSYSRWRMGCTSIILIIMALFTGGWATITSEHILPMALSGLVGIFIGDTALFACMNRMGPRQAGLLFSCHAVFSAILGYWIFSETLSGTELFGSVLVFSGVMAAIFFGKKKQGQHEWEVIQGSVAIGLALGLLAAICQALGGVIAKPVMQGNIDPVAASAIRMITAFLAHCAFRMTGAKLSRPIKPINLRVLWICAINGFLAMAVGMTLILYALRDGNVGMVALLSSTTPIMVLPLLWVYTRQRPNPYAWIGAILAVIGTGILIT, encoded by the coding sequence ATGTCATACGAATGGCTTGCTTTAGCGGCCGCTTTTCTCTGGGCAATTTCCAGCATTATCTCTGTTACACCCGCGAGACATTTAGGTTCCTTTTCCTACAGCCGGTGGCGGATGGGTTGTACTTCCATCATTCTCATTATTATGGCGCTATTTACCGGTGGTTGGGCAACCATAACCAGTGAACATATATTACCTATGGCATTGTCTGGGTTAGTGGGAATCTTCATTGGGGATACCGCTCTATTCGCGTGTATGAACCGCATGGGGCCAAGACAAGCAGGCTTACTTTTTTCTTGCCATGCCGTGTTTTCAGCCATTCTGGGGTACTGGATATTCAGCGAAACATTAAGCGGAACTGAACTATTCGGATCGGTACTGGTTTTTTCAGGTGTAATGGCCGCCATTTTCTTTGGAAAGAAAAAACAAGGTCAACACGAGTGGGAAGTGATACAAGGCAGCGTCGCCATTGGGCTCGCGTTAGGTTTGCTCGCGGCGATTTGTCAGGCTTTAGGTGGGGTCATTGCAAAACCCGTCATGCAGGGCAACATCGATCCCGTTGCTGCGTCAGCCATTCGAATGATTACCGCATTTCTTGCGCATTGTGCTTTTAGAATGACCGGAGCCAAACTGTCTCGCCCGATTAAACCCATCAATTTACGCGTCCTTTGGATATGCGCCATTAATGGTTTTTTGGCAATGGCGGTCGGCATGACACTGATTCTTTATGCCCTGCGAGACGGCAATGTCGGCATGGTCGCATTACTCTCTTCAACCACACCCATCATGGTATTGCCTTTACTGTGGGTTTACACGCGACAACGCCCAAACCCCTATGCTTGGATAGGCGCAATCTTAGCGGTAATAGGGACGGGGATTCTTATTACTTAA
- a CDS encoding SLC13 family permease, which produces MVKSNSSVWFKLAFSFAIPVIVLLIPTDSIPIDNLTLVQHRLLTIFLLAALLWVLEPVPVFATSILIIALQLVMISDKGLYPFRIAPEHHELGELLTYTDIFSAFSSPIIILFMGGFALAIAAAKYDLDNNLARVLLKPFGHQPRFIMLGLMLITAVFSMFMSNTATTVMMLALLGPIVASAPKGDTGIKALVLCIPIAANTGGIATPIGTPPNAIALQYLTGEHSIDFLSWMMMGLPFVFIQLTIAWLLLQKLFPASQKSMTLKLSGTFKRGWRAITVYITFALTIVLWMTTKLHGMNTYVVSIIPLTVFTLTGIMGKAELKQINWDVLWLVAGGIAIGIGLDKTGLASALAHAIDYESLSPIAVVLTLSVVCWLMANFMSNTATANLLMPIAAAIGASMPSLASIGGLQSLLVVVAFSASLGMILPVSTPPNSLAYSTGLIDSKDMAKTGVIMGVIGLGIVYSAMWIFY; this is translated from the coding sequence ATGGTAAAGAGCAACTCCTCGGTTTGGTTTAAACTCGCTTTCAGTTTCGCTATTCCCGTTATTGTCCTTCTTATTCCTACCGATTCCATTCCTATCGATAACCTGACGTTGGTACAACATCGTTTACTCACGATATTCTTGCTTGCAGCATTGCTTTGGGTTTTGGAGCCAGTCCCTGTTTTCGCAACTTCAATCCTCATCATTGCACTTCAACTCGTGATGATTTCGGATAAAGGGCTATATCCATTTCGAATCGCCCCCGAACATCATGAGTTAGGAGAACTTCTCACATATACCGATATTTTTAGTGCGTTCTCTTCACCCATTATCATTTTGTTTATGGGTGGATTTGCGCTCGCGATTGCCGCTGCCAAATACGATCTAGACAATAATTTAGCCCGAGTCCTCCTGAAACCTTTCGGCCACCAGCCTAGATTCATCATGTTAGGTCTTATGCTGATAACCGCTGTGTTTTCCATGTTTATGTCGAATACCGCAACGACAGTCATGATGCTCGCCCTACTTGGTCCGATTGTGGCTTCAGCGCCAAAAGGAGATACAGGCATCAAAGCCCTGGTGCTTTGCATTCCCATAGCTGCAAATACGGGAGGTATTGCCACACCGATAGGGACACCACCCAACGCTATCGCTTTACAGTATCTAACTGGTGAGCACAGTATTGATTTTCTATCTTGGATGATGATGGGGCTGCCTTTTGTCTTTATTCAACTGACCATCGCTTGGCTGCTTCTGCAAAAGCTTTTTCCTGCCTCGCAAAAAAGCATGACACTCAAACTCAGCGGTACTTTTAAGCGAGGTTGGCGAGCCATTACGGTTTACATCACCTTTGCACTCACCATTGTGTTGTGGATGACGACGAAACTTCATGGCATGAATACGTATGTGGTTTCCATCATTCCGCTCACGGTATTCACCCTCACAGGAATAATGGGAAAAGCAGAGCTCAAGCAAATCAATTGGGATGTGTTATGGCTGGTTGCAGGTGGCATAGCGATTGGTATCGGCTTGGATAAAACGGGGTTAGCTAGCGCTCTGGCTCATGCTATCGATTATGAATCGTTATCGCCAATTGCCGTCGTACTCACATTGTCTGTTGTGTGCTGGCTGATGGCCAACTTTATGTCGAATACCGCGACCGCTAACCTTTTGATGCCCATTGCTGCTGCGATTGGGGCATCGATGCCCTCACTAGCCAGCATAGGGGGTTTGCAATCACTGCTCGTCGTTGTGGCTTTTTCTGCATCCTTAGGCATGATTCTGCCAGTTTCTACACCACCGAATTCTCTTGCGTACTCCACAGGGCTAATAGACAGCAAAGATATGGCAAAAACTGGCGTTATCATGGGCGTAATTGGTCTTGGAATCGTATACTCTGCGATGTGGATATTTTACTGA
- the rsgA gene encoding small ribosomal subunit biogenesis GTPase RsgA: MAKKKKLTKGQVRRVRHNQKKRLTQEETIQWEESMLGSAKSGLVITRFGQHADIEDSESGSVHRCNLRRGIESLVSGDKVIWRSGHESMAGIAGVVEAVEPRTSILTRPDYYDGLKPVAANIDQMVIVSSVLPELSLNIIDRYLVASETLNIEPLIVLNKIDLLDSAQRETYSEWLTAYEKIGYKVLLVSKESGEGIEELQVELKDRINIFVGQSGVGKSSLVNALMPEVDAEEGAVSENSGLGQHTTTTARLYHFPKGGDLIDSPGVREFGLWHLEAEEVTEAFVEFRPFLGGCKFRDCKHNDDPGCIIREAVERGEISSVRFENYHRIIESMGENKANRQYSRNKKADL, encoded by the coding sequence GTGGCAAAAAAGAAAAAGCTCACAAAAGGTCAAGTACGACGCGTTCGTCATAACCAAAAAAAGCGATTAACCCAAGAAGAAACCATCCAATGGGAAGAGTCTATGTTGGGATCAGCCAAGTCAGGGCTGGTCATCACTCGTTTTGGTCAACACGCCGACATTGAAGACAGTGAATCTGGAAGCGTTCATCGCTGCAATCTCAGACGTGGTATTGAAAGTTTAGTCTCTGGTGACAAAGTTATCTGGCGATCTGGTCATGAATCTATGGCAGGCATCGCGGGGGTGGTTGAAGCCGTCGAGCCGAGAACCTCCATTTTGACCCGTCCTGACTACTACGACGGCTTAAAACCTGTCGCTGCGAACATTGACCAAATGGTGATCGTATCCTCTGTATTACCTGAACTTTCTCTGAATATTATTGACCGCTACCTTGTTGCTTCCGAGACATTGAATATTGAACCTTTAATCGTCTTGAATAAAATTGACTTGCTTGACAGCGCGCAGCGCGAAACCTACAGCGAATGGTTAACGGCATACGAGAAAATTGGCTACAAAGTTCTGTTGGTCAGTAAGGAATCCGGAGAAGGGATCGAAGAACTGCAAGTCGAGCTTAAAGATAGAATTAACATCTTTGTGGGACAATCTGGTGTCGGAAAATCCAGCTTAGTCAACGCATTAATGCCAGAAGTTGATGCTGAAGAAGGCGCCGTATCGGAAAACTCGGGATTGGGGCAACACACAACGACCACCGCGAGACTGTACCATTTCCCTAAAGGGGGCGACCTTATCGATTCTCCGGGAGTTCGTGAATTCGGTCTTTGGCACTTAGAAGCAGAAGAAGTTACGGAAGCTTTTGTCGAATTTCGACCGTTCTTAGGCGGCTGCAAATTTCGCGATTGTAAACACAATGATGACCCTGGCTGTATTATTCGTGAAGCGGTCGAACGCGGAGAGATCAGCAGTGTTCGTTTTGAAAACTACCACCGCATTATTGAGAGCATGGGCGAGAACAAAGCCAACAGGCAGTACTCACGCAATAAAAAAGCTGATTTGTAA
- the epmA gene encoding elongation factor P--(R)-beta-lysine ligase: MSTMNWQPTADIAQLKQRAELIGKIRTFFQRNDVLEVDTPAMSHATVTDIHLHTFQTQFVGPDYADGRSLYLMTSPEFHMKRLLAAGSGSIYQICKSFRNEENGRFHNPEFTMLEWYRIGFNHHDLMDEMDELLQLTLACEKAVRMTYQNAFLSVLGVCPLEDSMDILKRAAGELGLSDIAQSEEDRDTLLQLLFSVGVENKIGQDAPVFVYDFPASQAALAKINQQDPRVADRFEVYFKGIELANGFHELDNPSEQLSRFEQDNKQRIGMGLSEQPIDYHLIEALKAGLPQCAGVALGIDRLVMLALGEEHIDRVTAFSFPRA, from the coding sequence ATGTCCACCATGAACTGGCAACCGACCGCTGATATTGCGCAGTTGAAGCAACGCGCGGAATTGATTGGAAAGATACGTACGTTTTTTCAACGCAACGATGTATTGGAAGTCGATACTCCCGCGATGAGCCACGCTACGGTAACGGATATTCACCTACATACCTTCCAAACCCAATTTGTGGGACCAGACTATGCTGACGGGCGTTCTCTCTATTTAATGACCAGCCCTGAGTTTCACATGAAACGTCTGCTTGCCGCAGGCAGTGGCTCGATCTATCAGATTTGTAAGTCGTTTCGAAATGAAGAAAACGGGCGATTTCACAATCCCGAATTTACTATGTTGGAGTGGTATCGAATTGGATTTAATCATCATGATTTGATGGATGAAATGGATGAGCTACTTCAACTTACCCTTGCTTGCGAGAAAGCGGTTCGCATGACCTATCAAAATGCTTTTTTGTCGGTGTTAGGGGTGTGCCCACTGGAAGATTCCATGGACATCTTAAAGCGAGCAGCAGGCGAATTGGGCTTAAGCGATATTGCGCAATCAGAAGAAGACAGAGACACGTTATTACAGCTTCTGTTTAGCGTTGGCGTCGAAAACAAGATAGGGCAGGATGCCCCAGTGTTTGTGTATGATTTTCCTGCCTCCCAAGCAGCGCTAGCAAAAATCAATCAGCAAGACCCGAGAGTAGCGGATCGATTTGAAGTCTATTTCAAGGGGATTGAACTCGCGAATGGGTTCCATGAACTGGATAATCCTTCCGAGCAGTTATCGCGATTTGAACAAGACAATAAACAGCGAATCGGCATGGGTTTGAGCGAGCAGCCCATTGATTATCATCTAATCGAGGCCTTAAAAGCAGGGTTGCCACAGTGTGCTGGTGTTGCGCTGGGGATCGACCGTTTGGTTATGTTAGCACTGGGAGAAGAGCATATTGATCGCGTCACTGCCTTCTCGTTTCCAAGAGCTTGA